The following proteins are co-located in the Rippkaea orientalis PCC 8801 genome:
- a CDS encoding amino acid ABC transporter substrate-binding protein, with protein sequence MKKTVIALLSLIFLASFSLKVVAETILDKIERTGEMTAGARKDAIPFGYEDEGGNWTGYSVELIHLIHQELEKSLKKPIKLTFKEATLDNRFEIVQTETVDLVCEATTITQERLKKVDFSLPFFMTGAQFLVKLKDASTFDINGTLSKIPIAFIPGTTTQEIIPQIYPFADWKVVKSRREGLLKLKKGEVQAVVSDGVLLVGELVQVGNNPRDFTLIPRQPITTELYGCMLPKNNPDWKEFIDNVIVSQKTLDLQDKWFNVERSKFPYIIQN encoded by the coding sequence GTGAAAAAAACAGTGATTGCGCTACTTAGCTTGATATTTTTAGCAAGTTTCTCTTTAAAAGTTGTAGCTGAGACGATTTTAGACAAAATTGAGCGCACGGGGGAAATGACGGCCGGAGCGAGAAAGGATGCTATTCCCTTTGGGTACGAGGATGAAGGAGGCAACTGGACGGGGTATTCTGTGGAGTTAATCCATTTAATTCATCAAGAATTGGAGAAAAGTCTGAAAAAACCGATTAAATTGACTTTTAAAGAAGCGACGCTTGATAATCGCTTTGAGATTGTTCAAACTGAGACAGTTGATCTTGTTTGTGAGGCAACAACCATTACTCAAGAGCGGTTAAAAAAGGTGGATTTTTCCTTGCCCTTTTTTATGACGGGGGCACAATTTTTAGTGAAGTTAAAAGATGCTTCTACGTTTGATATTAATGGGACGTTAAGTAAGATTCCTATTGCGTTTATCCCCGGAACAACCACCCAAGAAATTATCCCGCAAATCTATCCGTTTGCTGATTGGAAAGTTGTAAAAAGTCGTCGAGAAGGACTTTTAAAATTGAAAAAAGGAGAAGTTCAAGCAGTAGTGAGTGATGGAGTTTTATTAGTAGGAGAACTTGTCCAAGTAGGGAATAATCCGAGGGATTTTACTCTCATTCCTCGTCAACCCATTACGACGGAACTTTATGGCTGTATGCTGCCTAAAAATAATCCTGATTGGAAAGAATTTATTGATAATGTTATTGTTAGTCAAAAAACCCTCGATCTGCAAGATAAATGGTTTAATGTTGAGCGGAGTAAGTTTCCTTATATTATTCAGAATTAA
- a CDS encoding DUF1257 domain-containing protein, giving the protein MSHFSTLRTKITDAEILKASLRDLGITVKTEADVRGYNGQRVRSDIVAVLDGEYDLGWSRNSDGSFDLIADLWGVAKKHNQTELINSINQKYAVNKTLAEVKQQGLQNANVKLVVHN; this is encoded by the coding sequence ATGTCTCACTTTAGCACTCTACGTACTAAAATTACAGATGCTGAAATTTTAAAAGCTTCTTTACGCGACCTTGGTATCACCGTTAAGACCGAAGCTGATGTGCGCGGTTACAACGGCCAGCGCGTTCGGTCTGATATCGTTGCTGTTCTCGACGGCGAATATGATCTCGGTTGGTCCCGCAATAGCGATGGTAGCTTTGACTTAATTGCTGACCTGTGGGGTGTAGCTAAGAAGCACAACCAAACCGAATTGATCAACTCTATCAATCAAAAATACGCCGTTAACAAGACTTTAGCTGAAGTTAAACAGCAAGGTCTACAAAACGCTAATGTTAAATTAGTCGTTCACAACTAA
- a CDS encoding NUDIX domain-containing protein — translation MTYRNPVPTVDIIIELIDQPNRPIILIERKNEPYGWALPGGFVDYGETVEKAAFREAEEEVSLKVDLIEQFHVYSNPNRDPRQHTLSIVFIATAKGKPQAADDAKNVGIFDLWELPKNLCFDHDQILEDYKKYRFYQLKPRLFNSCFT, via the coding sequence ATGACCTATCGTAATCCAGTTCCCACCGTTGATATTATCATTGAATTAATTGATCAACCCAATAGACCAATTATCTTAATTGAACGTAAAAATGAGCCTTATGGTTGGGCGTTACCTGGAGGATTTGTTGATTATGGAGAAACGGTAGAAAAAGCAGCTTTTCGGGAAGCTGAAGAAGAGGTCAGTTTAAAAGTCGACTTAATTGAACAATTTCATGTTTATTCTAATCCTAATCGAGATCCCCGTCAACATACCTTAAGTATTGTTTTTATTGCCACAGCTAAAGGGAAACCCCAAGCAGCAGATGATGCTAAAAATGTTGGTATTTTTGATCTTTGGGAATTACCCAAAAATCTTTGTTTTGATCATGATCAAATTTTAGAAGACTATAAGAAGTATCGTTTTTATCAATTAAAACCTCGGTTATTCAACTCATGTTTTACTTAG
- a CDS encoding FGGY-family carbohydrate kinase translates to MFYLGIDFGTSGARAIVIDQQENILVEVDANFSSKVSPKLAQNWQETLYDLLLQIPLEIRQEIEAIAINGTSATVLLCDAEGNPIDEPIWYDDKRGVDILDNLKKVVPVNHLVCTATSSLAKLFWWYKTPLFKHAKYFLHQADWLTFLLHGKLGISDYHNALKLGYDVKNLCYPDWLKQLPFDSILPEVLPPGTPIKTVTTEIVKRFHFKPNCLVYTGTTDSIAAFLASGVQQPGEAVTSLGSTLVLKLLSQTRIDDYSSGIYSHRLGNLWLTGGASNTGGAVLNHFFNNEQLEILSNQIDVNTESKLDYYPLLKPGERFPINNPNLVPKLEPKPDNNIIFLQGLLESIAKIEALGYEKLQALGATSVTKIYTAGGGAKNETWRKIRERYLKVPVIVSQYTEAAYGTALLAKRSHVR, encoded by the coding sequence ATGTTTTACTTAGGAATTGACTTTGGAACTTCAGGCGCAAGAGCCATTGTTATTGATCAACAAGAGAATATACTTGTAGAAGTTGACGCTAATTTTTCCTCTAAAGTATCTCCTAAATTGGCTCAAAATTGGCAAGAGACTCTCTATGATTTATTGTTGCAAATACCTCTAGAAATACGGCAAGAAATAGAAGCGATCGCTATTAATGGAACCTCAGCCACTGTTTTACTTTGTGATGCTGAAGGAAACCCTATTGATGAGCCTATTTGGTATGACGATAAAAGGGGAGTAGACATTTTAGATAACCTTAAAAAAGTGGTTCCAGTCAATCATCTTGTCTGTACTGCTACCTCTAGCTTAGCTAAACTTTTTTGGTGGTACAAAACCCCATTATTTAAACACGCTAAATATTTTTTACATCAAGCAGATTGGTTAACCTTTTTATTACATGGTAAATTAGGTATTAGCGACTATCATAATGCTTTAAAATTGGGTTATGATGTTAAAAATTTATGTTATCCTGATTGGTTAAAACAACTGCCTTTTGACTCAATTTTACCTGAAGTATTGCCCCCAGGAACACCGATCAAAACCGTCACAACAGAAATCGTTAAACGGTTCCATTTTAAGCCAAATTGTCTGGTTTATACAGGAACAACCGATAGTATTGCTGCCTTTTTAGCGAGTGGAGTCCAACAACCAGGAGAAGCGGTAACATCCCTCGGTTCTACTCTAGTTTTAAAACTCTTAAGTCAAACCCGTATTGATGATTATTCATCGGGAATTTATAGCCATCGTTTAGGCAATTTATGGTTAACAGGTGGTGCATCGAATACAGGGGGAGCAGTTTTAAACCACTTTTTTAATAATGAACAATTAGAGATTTTAAGCAATCAAATTGATGTTAATACCGAAAGTAAATTAGATTATTATCCTTTGTTAAAACCGGGAGAAAGGTTCCCCATTAATAATCCTAATTTAGTACCAAAATTAGAGCCAAAACCCGATAATAATATTATATTTTTACAGGGATTGCTAGAAAGTATTGCAAAAATAGAAGCACTTGGCTATGAAAAGTTACAAGCATTAGGAGCAACTTCTGTCACTAAAATTTATACCGCAGGAGGAGGAGCAAAAAATGAAACTTGGAGAAAGATTAGAGAACGTTATTTAAAAGTTCCTGTAATAGTTTCTCAGTATACTGAAGCTGCTTATGGAACAGCATTATTAGCCAAAAGAAGTCATGTAAGGTAA
- a CDS encoding AAA family ATPase, which produces MKEELNILIQAQYPLIYLVTSEEERAEQEIARIAQLKTQHRRVFMWTVTHGIIEYGQQKQTTQHNTVSPEAAIEWVVRQREPGIFIFKDLHPFITSPPVMRWLRDAIANFKGTEKIIILMSPLQEIPIELEKDIVVLDFPFPDLSELNQVLSHQLEKIKTRRTTTEVREKLLKAALGLTRDEAEKVYRKAYVKAGRLTEEEVDIVLSEKKQLIRRNGVLDFIEEDETIDAVGGLEELKRWLKQRSDAFTERAREYGLPQPKGMLILGVPGCGKSLIAKTTSRLWGLPLLRLDMGRVYDGSMVGRSEANLRNALKTAESISPAILFIDELDKAFAGGTGSADSDGGTSSRIFGSFLTWMQEKTSPVFVMATANRVERLPGEFLRKGRFDEIFFVDLPTPDERQDIFKIHLSKRRSDISRFDIEQLAKVSDGFSGAEIEQALIAAMYEAFAQDREFTQLDIIAAIKSTLPLSRTMTEQVTALRDWARQRARPASASVAEYQRLEF; this is translated from the coding sequence ATGAAAGAAGAGCTCAATATTTTAATACAAGCTCAATATCCCCTCATCTACCTTGTTACCTCCGAGGAAGAGCGGGCAGAGCAGGAAATCGCTAGAATTGCTCAATTAAAGACTCAGCATCGCCGAGTATTTATGTGGACGGTAACGCATGGGATCATTGAATATGGTCAGCAAAAGCAAACCACTCAGCATAATACCGTTTCCCCCGAAGCAGCCATAGAATGGGTTGTAAGGCAACGCGAACCTGGGATTTTTATCTTCAAAGACTTACATCCTTTTATTACTTCTCCCCCAGTGATGCGGTGGTTACGCGATGCGATCGCTAACTTCAAGGGAACGGAAAAAATCATTATTTTGATGTCTCCGCTACAAGAAATCCCCATCGAATTAGAAAAGGATATCGTTGTTTTAGATTTTCCCTTCCCTGACCTGAGCGAACTTAACCAAGTTCTCTCGCACCAATTAGAGAAAATCAAAACCCGTCGCACGACGACAGAAGTCAGGGAAAAGCTCCTCAAAGCTGCCCTAGGATTAACCCGAGATGAAGCCGAAAAAGTCTACCGTAAAGCCTACGTCAAAGCTGGTCGGCTAACGGAAGAAGAGGTAGACATCGTTCTGTCGGAGAAAAAGCAACTTATCCGTCGCAATGGCGTTCTAGACTTCATCGAAGAAGACGAAACCATCGATGCTGTAGGCGGTTTAGAAGAACTGAAACGGTGGCTTAAACAGCGTTCCGATGCCTTTACCGAAAGAGCAAGAGAATACGGCTTACCCCAACCCAAAGGAATGCTCATTTTAGGGGTTCCAGGGTGTGGAAAATCCCTCATTGCTAAGACGACATCACGCTTGTGGGGACTGCCCCTACTGCGGTTAGATATGGGACGGGTCTACGATGGGTCTATGGTGGGGCGTTCCGAAGCCAATCTCCGTAACGCGCTCAAAACCGCCGAATCTATCTCACCGGCCATTCTCTTCATTGACGAACTCGACAAAGCCTTTGCTGGCGGAACCGGGTCAGCCGACTCCGATGGAGGGACTTCTAGCCGTATTTTTGGCTCATTCCTGACCTGGATGCAGGAGAAAACCTCCCCTGTATTCGTGATGGCTACCGCGAACCGAGTGGAACGGTTGCCTGGAGAATTTTTACGCAAAGGACGGTTTGATGAGATCTTTTTTGTGGACTTACCGACCCCCGACGAGCGTCAAGATATTTTCAAAATTCACCTTAGTAAGCGTCGCTCTGACATTTCTCGCTTCGATATTGAGCAATTAGCTAAGGTTTCTGATGGTTTTTCTGGTGCAGAGATTGAGCAAGCCCTCATAGCTGCCATGTATGAGGCTTTTGCTCAAGACCGGGAGTTTACGCAGTTGGATATTATCGCTGCGATTAAATCTACCCTCCCTCTGTCTCGGACAATGACGGAACAGGTAACAGCCCTTCGGGACTGGGCGCGACAAAGGGCGCGACCTGCGTCAGCTTCTGTTGCTGAATACCAGCGACTGGAGTTTTAA
- a CDS encoding peptide ligase PGM1-related protein → MTTSQDTINHQIEQFNQLQNQLREYWQDKDILEQDGYDILVLPSFSIDQRVGQKVAGFLHYEERLLFSLMRLRNPKTRLIYITGQPLSPIIIEYYLQLLPGIPFSHARDRLLLLTTYDNSFKPLTQKILERPRLVERIRRALRPNKSYMVCFNATHLEQELSIKLGVPLFASSPQLSYWGSKSGSREIFAECLIPHPEGSSLVKTVDELVIKTDELWQCQPHLKRIVIKLNEGFSGEGNAVLDLRSIQNVAPQKATQSERIAVIKEHLENLSFQGKDETWSNFSSRIPELGAIVEAFIEGEEKRSPSVQGYISPTGNVSIVSTHDQILGGPDGQIYLGCRFPADPEYRLQLQELGLKIGKALAKRGAMERYGVDFLAVRQPPQKGGNWDIQAIEINLRKGGTTHPFMTLKLLTNGSYDSTTGLFYTQQDDVKYYIASDNLQKEQYHGLLPDDLMDIIAKHRLHFDSSNKTGTVFHLMGALSEFGKLGLTCIGNSLEEAEAIYQQVETVLDLETELINNSSNSSIPPNLPIIWTV, encoded by the coding sequence ATGACAACCTCTCAGGATACTATTAATCATCAAATAGAACAGTTTAATCAATTACAAAATCAGTTACGGGAATACTGGCAAGATAAAGATATTTTAGAACAAGATGGCTATGATATTTTAGTGCTCCCTTCCTTTAGCATTGATCAACGAGTGGGACAAAAAGTCGCTGGTTTTCTCCACTATGAAGAAAGGCTACTATTTTCCTTAATGCGTCTTCGGAATCCCAAAACCCGTTTAATTTATATAACTGGACAACCTTTATCTCCAATTATTATCGAATATTACCTACAATTATTACCAGGGATTCCTTTTTCTCATGCCCGCGATCGCCTACTTTTACTAACAACTTATGATAACTCGTTTAAACCCTTAACTCAAAAAATTTTGGAACGTCCTCGTTTAGTAGAACGCATTCGACGCGCTTTACGTCCTAATAAATCCTATATGGTTTGTTTTAATGCAACTCATCTCGAACAAGAATTATCGATTAAGCTAGGAGTTCCTTTATTTGCATCAAGTCCTCAATTAAGTTACTGGGGCTCTAAAAGCGGGAGTCGAGAAATCTTTGCTGAATGTTTAATCCCTCATCCTGAGGGTAGTTCCTTAGTTAAAACAGTAGATGAATTAGTAATAAAAACAGATGAACTTTGGCAATGTCAACCCCATTTAAAACGGATAGTGATTAAACTTAATGAAGGATTTTCAGGTGAAGGAAACGCCGTTTTAGATTTACGTTCTATACAAAATGTAGCCCCACAAAAAGCAACTCAGTCTGAAAGAATAGCCGTTATAAAAGAACATTTAGAAAACCTAAGTTTTCAAGGAAAAGATGAAACTTGGAGTAATTTTTCTAGTCGTATTCCCGAATTAGGGGCAATTGTAGAAGCGTTTATTGAGGGAGAGGAAAAGCGATCGCCGAGTGTGCAAGGCTATATTTCCCCCACAGGTAACGTTAGCATTGTTTCAACCCACGATCAAATACTCGGTGGTCCTGACGGACAAATCTATTTAGGGTGTCGATTTCCCGCAGATCCAGAATATCGTTTACAATTACAAGAATTGGGCTTAAAAATTGGGAAAGCCTTAGCTAAAAGAGGTGCAATGGAACGCTATGGGGTAGACTTTTTAGCCGTTCGTCAGCCACCACAAAAAGGAGGAAATTGGGACATTCAAGCGATAGAAATTAACCTGCGTAAAGGAGGAACAACTCACCCCTTTATGACCCTTAAATTATTAACGAACGGTAGTTATGATTCAACAACAGGATTATTTTATACCCAACAAGATGACGTTAAATATTATATTGCTTCAGATAACTTACAAAAAGAGCAATATCATGGCTTACTGCCTGATGATTTAATGGATATTATTGCCAAACATCGTCTCCATTTTGATAGCAGTAATAAAACCGGAACAGTCTTTCACTTAATGGGGGCACTCTCAGAATTTGGAAAATTAGGATTAACTTGTATTGGTAATTCCCTAGAAGAAGCAGAAGCCATTTATCAACAAGTAGAAACGGTTCTTGATTTAGAAACAGAATTAATTAATAATAGTTCTAATTCTTCAATACCGCCTAATCTGCCAATCATTTGGACGGTTTAA
- a CDS encoding NifB/NifX family molybdenum-iron cluster-binding protein, with the protein MKFAVVSQDFETIGGKTGKARKFLVYEATKDSQLKLIEKLEIPDNEPTFHDLHNDDITPHRLNGTILITGEAGEGLTERLSRRGITVYITSETNPLTAIQGVIEGTISTVNPTPHKEDGSC; encoded by the coding sequence ATGAAATTTGCGGTTGTTAGTCAAGACTTCGAGACAATTGGCGGAAAAACGGGAAAAGCGCGTAAGTTTTTAGTCTATGAAGCGACAAAAGACAGTCAACTTAAATTGATAGAAAAGTTAGAAATTCCTGATAATGAGCCAACCTTTCATGATCTCCATAATGATGATATTACGCCCCATCGTCTTAATGGCACAATTTTAATTACAGGAGAAGCCGGAGAAGGGTTAACTGAACGATTAAGTCGTCGAGGAATTACCGTCTATATTACTAGCGAAACTAACCCCCTAACAGCTATTCAAGGCGTTATTGAGGGAACCATCTCAACAGTGAATCCAACCCCCCACAAAGAAGATGGAAGCTGTTGA
- a CDS encoding Hsp20/alpha crystallin family protein, with the protein MSLVRWEPFREMEALQREMNRLFDAFSPTTPLEGRGDGLTFIPAAEMTETPEAIQLKLEVPGLEPKDLEVEVEADSVTIKGERKSETKTEENGVTRTEFRYGSFHRVIPLPSRIENTNVTAEYKDGILNLTLPKVPEERNKVVKVNIG; encoded by the coding sequence ATGTCGCTTGTACGTTGGGAACCCTTCCGTGAAATGGAAGCTTTACAAAGAGAAATGAATCGTCTTTTCGATGCGTTTTCGCCGACGACTCCCCTTGAAGGACGAGGTGATGGCTTAACGTTTATTCCTGCTGCCGAAATGACGGAAACACCAGAAGCGATTCAACTCAAACTCGAAGTTCCAGGGTTAGAACCCAAAGACTTAGAGGTGGAAGTTGAAGCTGACTCTGTTACGATTAAAGGCGAACGAAAATCCGAAACGAAAACGGAAGAAAATGGCGTAACTCGTACCGAGTTCCGTTATGGTTCATTCCATCGTGTTATTCCGTTACCAAGTCGTATTGAAAACACAAACGTTACGGCTGAATACAAAGATGGTATCTTGAATCTTACGCTTCCTAAAGTCCCCGAAGAACGCAACAAAGTTGTTAAAGTTAATATTGGCTAA
- a CDS encoding DUF2808 domain-containing protein: MTSLLTVVCTPSSAEQFVSRQTFFTKPPKLLDVRTTFNAARVPWPTYYYTIDVPSGSGESLEYIKIQKRGGSETLNYFLDRTIAFKGTPDHRGEALAIKSTLWDEETESLTITFDTLVSPGTTFTLGIKPKRNPENGGIYLFGVTVFPQGQNPLGLYLGNGRLHFYGGDDGSLD, encoded by the coding sequence ATGACAAGTTTATTAACAGTTGTCTGTACGCCCTCTTCTGCGGAGCAATTTGTTAGTAGACAAACTTTCTTTACGAAACCGCCTAAACTCCTCGATGTGAGGACAACTTTTAATGCTGCTCGTGTTCCGTGGCCTACTTATTATTATACCATTGATGTCCCCTCTGGAAGTGGAGAATCTCTAGAATATATCAAAATTCAAAAAAGAGGAGGAAGCGAAACTCTTAATTATTTTCTTGACAGAACTATAGCATTTAAAGGAACGCCTGATCATAGGGGAGAAGCTTTAGCTATTAAAAGTACTCTATGGGATGAAGAAACAGAAAGTTTAACCATCACCTTTGATACTTTAGTTTCTCCGGGGACAACTTTTACTCTTGGGATTAAACCGAAAAGAAATCCAGAAAATGGAGGGATTTATTTATTTGGAGTGACGGTTTTTCCCCAAGGACAAAACCCCCTAGGGTTGTATTTAGGCAATGGTAGGTTACACTTTTATGGCGGCGATGATGGCAGTTTGGATTAA
- a CDS encoding TIGR00725 family protein, with product MRKPIIGVMGPGEQATPTDLKNAYQLGQLIALEGWVLLTGGRNVGVMEHASQGAKKAEGLTIGILPSKNTHNVSDAVDIAIVTGLGNARNNINVLSSDVVIACGIGLGTLSEVALALKNQKPVILLNDDLLSQELFANLSNNQVWIASSPENCIELIKSIITV from the coding sequence ATGAGAAAACCAATTATTGGAGTAATGGGTCCGGGAGAACAAGCAACACCAACTGATTTAAAAAATGCCTATCAATTAGGACAATTAATTGCCTTAGAAGGTTGGGTTTTATTAACAGGAGGACGGAACGTTGGGGTGATGGAACACGCGAGTCAGGGAGCCAAAAAAGCCGAGGGATTAACCATTGGAATTTTGCCGTCTAAGAATACCCATAATGTCTCCGATGCTGTCGATATCGCCATTGTAACTGGTTTAGGCAATGCTCGTAATAATATTAACGTCCTTTCTTCAGATGTTGTTATTGCCTGTGGAATCGGGTTAGGAACTCTTTCTGAAGTAGCCTTAGCCTTGAAAAATCAGAAACCTGTTATTTTATTAAACGATGATTTATTAAGTCAGGAATTGTTTGCTAATTTATCTAATAACCAGGTTTGGATAGCATCAAGTCCAGAAAATTGTATTGAGTTAATTAAATCAATTATTACTGTATAA
- a CDS encoding C40 family peptidase, protein MTSLDLLSPSVSGEYRSKCDLNLFNAVECKELATQAAKGRHFKVLMTTITEKAVQVRLCEDGYIAWLPLSEISQLEPAETAYQPNSLSRDEIELRLPEIIAFTKVAMEQPNYYLWGGTIGPNYDCSGLMQKAFAMSGIWLPRDSYQQEDFTQRIDKNDLLPGDLIFFGEQRVNHVALYLGDGYYIHSSGKEQGRNGIAIDVFSNQGDEVSRRYYNKFWSCGRVIKSYADCR, encoded by the coding sequence ATGACTTCCCTAGACTTATTATCTCCTTCCGTTTCTGGTGAATACCGTAGCAAGTGTGACCTCAATTTATTTAATGCTGTTGAATGTAAGGAATTAGCTACTCAAGCAGCTAAAGGAAGACATTTTAAGGTATTAATGACTACCATAACCGAAAAAGCGGTTCAAGTCCGATTGTGCGAAGATGGCTATATCGCTTGGCTTCCCTTAAGCGAAATTAGCCAATTAGAACCCGCAGAGACTGCTTATCAGCCTAATTCTTTGTCCCGTGATGAAATTGAATTGCGTCTTCCTGAAATTATCGCTTTTACTAAAGTAGCGATGGAACAACCCAATTATTACCTATGGGGAGGAACTATTGGACCAAATTATGATTGTTCTGGGTTGATGCAAAAGGCGTTTGCTATGTCAGGAATTTGGCTACCAAGAGATTCCTATCAACAAGAAGACTTTACCCAAAGAATTGATAAAAATGATCTTTTGCCAGGGGATTTAATCTTTTTTGGTGAACAAAGAGTCAATCATGTTGCGCTTTATTTAGGTGACGGATATTATATTCATAGTTCTGGTAAAGAACAGGGAAGAAATGGTATTGCTATTGATGTTTTTTCCAATCAAGGCGATGAAGTTAGCCGAAGATACTATAACAAATTTTGGAGTTGTGGACGAGTTATAAAAAGTTATGCTGATTGTAGATGA
- a CDS encoding TIGR00297 family protein, with protein MEITNPWIIGIALNSVLIVIALIAPKKLLTTAGYIHAWILGVLVWGTLGWKGYTIVMFYFLVGSGVTRIGMAQKEAEGIAEKRSGMRGPENVWGSALIATICAVSTLFVDTFWQDLFILGYVASFSTKLSDTTASEVGKAYGKRTFLITTLQPVPRGTEGAVSLEGTLAGIAASGVISFLGLAIGLIDLQGVIFSIIAAFIATNLESVIGATLQAKWDWMTNEVVNIINTLIGSIVAILIAWVWIVYR; from the coding sequence ATGGAAATTACTAATCCTTGGATCATTGGAATAGCCTTAAATTCAGTTTTAATAGTAATTGCTTTGATTGCACCTAAAAAACTATTAACAACTGCGGGATATATTCATGCTTGGATATTAGGGGTTTTGGTATGGGGAACTCTGGGATGGAAAGGTTATACAATAGTCATGTTTTACTTCTTAGTGGGTTCGGGAGTAACCCGTATAGGAATGGCACAAAAAGAAGCAGAAGGAATTGCAGAGAAACGTTCAGGAATGCGAGGACCTGAAAACGTCTGGGGTTCTGCTTTAATAGCAACAATTTGTGCGGTAAGTACGTTATTTGTTGATACTTTTTGGCAAGACTTATTCATCTTAGGTTATGTGGCTAGTTTCAGTACAAAACTATCCGATACGACGGCATCTGAAGTAGGAAAAGCCTATGGAAAAAGGACATTTTTAATTACTACCTTACAACCCGTCCCCAGAGGAACAGAAGGAGCCGTAAGTTTAGAAGGAACCTTAGCAGGAATAGCTGCTTCTGGAGTTATTTCTTTCTTAGGGTTAGCAATTGGATTAATTGATTTACAAGGTGTTATTTTCTCGATTATTGCTGCTTTTATTGCCACTAACTTAGAAAGTGTTATCGGTGCAACTTTACAAGCAAAATGGGACTGGATGACTAATGAAGTAGTCAATATTATTAATACCTTAATTGGCTCAATAGTCGCTATTTTAATTGCTTGGGTTTGGATTGTATACAGATAA